TTGAGTATTTTCAAAGAATAGTCCTCTTATTATTCTTTAGTGTTATAATTCCTATTGTTTTGGCATTAAGGTGTTCACCTTCTTATGCTGATGTAGGAAATTGGTTGTTTAATAAGATAAATGAAATAATGTTAATACAGGTAGCACATGCACTTGTTATGACTTTAGTAGGTGCAATAATATTTACAGTTAGTGAAGTCAGCTTTTGGTGGACATTAGGATTACAAGTTGGTTCTTTAGGGGTTATGGGTAAACTCGAAAGCATTGTTAAGGAAATGATGAATTGTAGAACTAATCCTTATAAAACTTATAATCAAACTAAAGAGAATACCAAGAAAGGATTTAAGCATAGAAAGAAACAGTATAAAGATCTGAAAGGTAAATATGAAACAGGAAAAGCAGTTCACACTAATACGAGGGCGTTATTTAAACTTTATAAAAAAATCAGGGGGAAAAGTTAATGAGTTTTAAAGATAGGTTAAAAGAAGAAGGCATTAAATATGGTAAGGTTGCTTTAGGTGTTACTGTAAGAGCGGGGAAAGATATATTAAAAGAGTTTAGTAGAGGATTAGGAATAGAACCCGATAAAAGTCAATCTGATACTGCTGAAGGTAAACACTATGAAATACCAAAACATAAGTCAGGAACTCTTTATGGAACAACTAAGAGTGGATTTGGTAGTAAGAAACTCTATTTTCCCAAAGGTGATTGGCGACATAAGTTGATAATTGGTGGAACTGGTACAGGAAAGAACACTATGGCAGAAAATATTGTAGTTAATTGTGATCATGGTGTTTGTTTTGCTGATACCACCAAAGGAAAAAGTGTAGATAAAATATTAATGGCATCATCTGAAGAAAAGCTTGAAAAGACAATTGTTATTAACCATACCATTAGAGAAAGACCATTGTCAGTAGGAACTGTAAAAGGAACGAGTAATGTATTTGAAAATGATATGTTAGTAGCACAGTGGGAAGATTTCTTTATTCAAAACTTTGATATTGCTGATAAATTCAGGACTAGGAAACTTATTAAGTATGCTATGAAAGCCGTATTTTCACAAGAAGGAATGACAGTTCTTGATGTGGTTAAGTTTGTAGAGAATGAAGATTTCAGAACTCACATTGTTAATAGTTTAAGTAACGAGTACAGAGAGGTTAGGAAGTACTGGAACGACTTTGAAGGGAAGGACAACAAGCAAAGTATTATTGATCCTTTCCTAAATAGAGTAGGGAATATTGAAGGCGATACCATACTAAGAACTACACTCGGTCAATTACCCAAGCAAAGGTTAGAATGGGATAAGTGGGTTGATGAAGGTTACACAGTTTTATTGAAGATACCTGAAAAAAACCTTCCTGCTGAAGCAGTAAAGATTATTACATCATTGCATATTATCAGCATTTGGAAAGCTTGTCTTAATCGTGGTGATGTATTTAAGCAACCTAATAAACAGTTTAGTGTTATTCTTGATGAACCCCAAGACTTTTTAGGAACTAATACAAAGACCATTGATAATATCTTTTCTAAAGCTAGAGCATATCGCATGAACCTTATTTCTTTATTTCAATCAGCAGAACAGATTAAAGAGGAAAGTCAGAAGTTATGGAAGGTTATGTTGCATAACCAGCCAGACATTATAGCCCTTTCCTATGCTGATATACCCGATTTTAAAGGGTTTGATTGGGATAGTCTAAAGCAATGGGAATTTTTGGCGAGGGTTGAAGGTAAAAAGTTTATTGGCAAGTCATTAAATCCTGTTAACTCTAAAAATAGGGTTCAAAGAGATAAGAGGGAAGTAAATAAGATTATTAATAGATTTAAAAATAAGTACAACAAGGATTATCAATTAGTTCTTAATAACATAGAGAGGAGGACTAGAAGATGGGAAGAAGGAGCAAGTATCAGAGAGAAGAAGATGCAAAGGTCACTAGAAAATGGTACAGAGAGAATGTCAAGCACAGACTCACAGACAAAGACAGAAGAATCCTCCAGTTCATCCATAAGCACAAACTGGTAACGAATTATCAAATTAAAGAAGTATTCTACAAAAAGAATACATCCATTAAGAATTGTAACAGAAGATTAAAGATATTATTTCATGATATGCAGTGCATCGATAGATACTACCCACCTGTAGATAGTGGTAGCAGCAGACAACATCTATTATTAGATAGAGCTGGTGCAATGGCAATTAATATTAGTCCTTTCTATAAGTTAAATACCCCACCTTTGAGATGGAAACACCATGTATTAGTTGCAGAATTCGATATAATGGCACATAGTAGAGGATTTGGTTGGGGTAAATTAGAACATAAAATAGCAAGTCAACAAGCAGATCTATATTATCCATCTTATAGGATGGCTGTAGAGATAGACACTGGTAGTGAGTCGCACAAGACTTTACTTGATAAAATAAAAGGTTACAATAGAACAACTGATTTAAAGTATCTATTATTTATTACTGATGGTGGAGAAAATAGGATTAAATTATGGAAAGAGAATGTAAGGAAAGGTATTAAATTTGCAGGGTGTAAGTTTGAAGATGTAGATAAGTTATTAGATATGATAAAGAATAGCTAATCCGAAATATAGGATTAGAAAATGGCTTATGTTAGTTGGAAAGTGTATCTGTCATATGATGCCCCCTACCCTTTATATAGTGGGAGAGCCTTCAGAAGACTTACTCCTTTACTGAGAATGGTTACTAGTTGTTATGGCGGGGAATGCCCAATGGGTATTATGTTAAAAAATAGTTTGACATATATTAAACTTATGTATTATAATTGTATTATGATAGTTAAACGGTTGTTAAACAAAAATTAAACAAGAGGTGATTAGTGGTGAAGATTTCAATTGATTTTGGTCATCATTCTATTAAAGGAATCAATGAGAAAGGTGAAGAGGTTTATTTTCAAAGTGTCGTTAGTGAAGATATGGAACAAGTTGATTTAAGTTTAAATTTAGGTATTGTTGATGAAGATTATATCAAAGTTAAGACTGACGGTTCTGAATACTTAATAGGTCAATTGGCTTTAGATGAAGGTGATATAGTCATTCATAATAACTTTGAAGAAGACTTTGCAAGTTTAGAAACAGAAGTATTGATTAAGACTGCTATTGCAAAGTTATTTACTCCTGAAGAAGATTGGGAACAAGAAGTAGAATTATTGGTTACTATTCCTGTAAATCAGTATTATCGACACGCTAAAGACTTCGCTAGAATCTTTGAAGATAAGAATATAAACATAGAATTATTTGATTTCAAAACTAATAAATATGTATCTAAGAAGTTTAAGATTAGTACAGTAGATGTTAAACCACAAGGCTTTACTGCTTTGTTAGATTTCGCATTAACTGAAAATGGACAGATTGATGAAGTTAGAAAAAGATTTGTTGGGGGTAATGTAGTAGTAATCGATGTCGGTTTCTTTAGTGTAGATTTATATCAGACAAAAGCTCTAAAGCCTGTTAAAATCAATTTAATCAAAGCTATTGATGGTATGCACTATGCTTATACTCAACTAGCAAAAGTTATTGCTAATAAGTTTAATATAGTCAAAGAGCCTTATGAGGTTGAAGAATATTTTAGAATCAAGAAGGTAAATGGTGTAAGTATTGAGTCAGACATTAATAAAATTTTAGATAAATTAACACGACATATTGTAAGTCAAATTAGAACTACTCTACCTGATTATAAAGAGGTAGATAATTTCTTACTAACAGGTGGAGGATCATATCACTTAGCAGAACATATTGGAGAAAAAATTACTAACTTAGAGGTACAGGAGGAGGCACTATTAGCAAATGCAAGGGGTGGTTTGAAATGGCTGAGGAGACAAGCAAAATAAAGGGAACTAGATTAAGTGGGGAATTATTAGAGTTTGTAGAGTCACAGAATAACTCTTCTGAAACTATTAGAGATTCAATCAGATGTTTTAAAGTAATTAATGAAGAATTAGACGGTAACTATGAATATCATATATCGAGAGCATTAAAGTTATATAAACAATACTTATCTAAGATTGAAAACTTAGAAATTAATATTGTATCTAATAATACACTTGACGATTCTAATGCGACTAAAATTATAAATAATAAATCTATAAAAGAAGCTGCAAAAGATACTACTAAAGATATTAAAGAAGAGGTTAAAAAAGATAATCAAGATAATAATAGCATCGGGATTGATGGTCAAGATATCAGTTTAGAAGAATTAGATAACAATTTAGATAATTTTTAATTATAGTAAACCACTTATATATACATATTATAGTAGGTGGTTTTTTCTTTTTTAAAAATAAAATTAAAATATGATATAATAGGATTATAGTTAATGGTTTTGGAGGGGAATTCTATATGGTGCGACAAATGCCCGATTTATTATGGAAAGAGATTATTGAAGAGTTATTTGAGGACTTTTTAAAGTTTTTTATGCCTGATTTATATGCAGAAGTTGATTTTAGTCAAGGATATGAGTTTTTAGATGGTGAGTTAGCCAAGATAATGGATAAGACTTTAAAGGGCAAGAAGATGGCTGATAGATTGGTTAAGGTTTACTTAAAAGATGGTAGAGAGAATTGGATTTTAGTTCATTTAGAGGTACAAGGATATTATGAAGCTGATTTTAGTGATAGAATGTTTAAATATTTCTATCGGATTTACGATAAGTATGATAGAAAGATAGTGGCTTTAGCTATCTTTACTGAGGATAGAGAAGATTATAAGCCAAGTAGTTTTAATTATGAATTTCATGGAACAAAGTTAAATTATGAATATAATAGTTATAAGATTTTGGAACAAGAGGAAGCAGAAGTATTAAAGTTAGATAATCCTTTTGCAATGGTAATTTTAGCGGGATTATATACGTTAAAGAGTAAAAGAAAAGATTATTTAAGGTATGAGTTTAAGAAGAAGTTATTTAAATTATTATTAGATCGAGGTTATAGTAAGAAAAAGATTAAAAATATCTTTGAGTTTTTAGATGGGATCTTATTTTTACCTAATGACTTAGAATTGAGATTTAGAGATGATATTAAAGAAACTATCGGAGGTGATGAAACCATGACTAAAGAGTTGACTAATCTTTATCAGGTTGGGAAGTCAGAAGGGATTTCTGAAGGTATGGTGAAAGTTGCTAAGAAGTTATTAAAAAAGAATATGGATATAGATGATATAGTAGAAGTTACTGAGTTATCAAAAGAAGAGATAAAAAGAATTAAAGAACAAGCTCAGCATTAATTTATAATTATAATTTTTGATTAAGCAGCCGTGAGGTTGCTTTTTTTATTTGCACTACTCAAACCCAAAAATGAGCATTGGGAAACAAAAACTTCCGTTTTAGATTTCCCCAAGAAAATAATTCATGTCCGTTAATATTGAATAACGGACACATTTTATAAAAAATAATGGACACGTTATTGACAAAACGGACACGAATATGTTATACTAAATATAACAACAGATAAAGGGGTTGAGAATAATGATGAATGAAATAATTAACAATAATAACCAATTA
The nucleotide sequence above comes from Orenia marismortui DSM 5156. Encoded proteins:
- a CDS encoding type IV secretory system conjugative DNA transfer family protein → MSFKDRLKEEGIKYGKVALGVTVRAGKDILKEFSRGLGIEPDKSQSDTAEGKHYEIPKHKSGTLYGTTKSGFGSKKLYFPKGDWRHKLIIGGTGTGKNTMAENIVVNCDHGVCFADTTKGKSVDKILMASSEEKLEKTIVINHTIRERPLSVGTVKGTSNVFENDMLVAQWEDFFIQNFDIADKFRTRKLIKYAMKAVFSQEGMTVLDVVKFVENEDFRTHIVNSLSNEYREVRKYWNDFEGKDNKQSIIDPFLNRVGNIEGDTILRTTLGQLPKQRLEWDKWVDEGYTVLLKIPEKNLPAEAVKIITSLHIISIWKACLNRGDVFKQPNKQFSVILDEPQDFLGTNTKTIDNIFSKARAYRMNLISLFQSAEQIKEESQKLWKVMLHNQPDIIALSYADIPDFKGFDWDSLKQWEFLARVEGKKFIGKSLNPVNSKNRVQRDKREVNKIINRFKNKYNKDYQLVLNNIERRTRRWEEGASIREKKMQRSLENGTERMSSTDSQTKTEESSSSSISTNW
- a CDS encoding replication-relaxation family protein yields the protein MKEVFYKKNTSIKNCNRRLKILFHDMQCIDRYYPPVDSGSSRQHLLLDRAGAMAINISPFYKLNTPPLRWKHHVLVAEFDIMAHSRGFGWGKLEHKIASQQADLYYPSYRMAVEIDTGSESHKTLLDKIKGYNRTTDLKYLLFITDGGENRIKLWKENVRKGIKFAGCKFEDVDKLLDMIKNS
- a CDS encoding ParM/StbA family protein; this translates as MKISIDFGHHSIKGINEKGEEVYFQSVVSEDMEQVDLSLNLGIVDEDYIKVKTDGSEYLIGQLALDEGDIVIHNNFEEDFASLETEVLIKTAIAKLFTPEEDWEQEVELLVTIPVNQYYRHAKDFARIFEDKNINIELFDFKTNKYVSKKFKISTVDVKPQGFTALLDFALTENGQIDEVRKRFVGGNVVVIDVGFFSVDLYQTKALKPVKINLIKAIDGMHYAYTQLAKVIANKFNIVKEPYEVEEYFRIKKVNGVSIESDINKILDKLTRHIVSQIRTTLPDYKEVDNFLLTGGGSYHLAEHIGEKITNLEVQEEALLANARGGLKWLRRQAK
- a CDS encoding RpnC/YadD family protein, whose product is MVRQMPDLLWKEIIEELFEDFLKFFMPDLYAEVDFSQGYEFLDGELAKIMDKTLKGKKMADRLVKVYLKDGRENWILVHLEVQGYYEADFSDRMFKYFYRIYDKYDRKIVALAIFTEDREDYKPSSFNYEFHGTKLNYEYNSYKILEQEEAEVLKLDNPFAMVILAGLYTLKSKRKDYLRYEFKKKLFKLLLDRGYSKKKIKNIFEFLDGILFLPNDLELRFRDDIKETIGGDETMTKELTNLYQVGKSEGISEGMVKVAKKLLKKNMDIDDIVEVTELSKEEIKRIKEQAQH